A single genomic interval of Terriglobales bacterium harbors:
- a CDS encoding phosphatidylglycerol lysyltransferase domain-containing protein — protein sequence MAVRQQSTAATSAPRGPIPVAQHAERVREDALASHFLGHRRRFWIALAVAAVTFGSGVVNVFSTMGGPTHPKVLREIFPIEFIGLSRTLALLSGFALVITSLNILKRKKRAWAVAVALACASVVFHLTKGLDYEEALVSAALAILLLAARKTFSVRSSVQDFGGAVIRLLAAFEFAFVYGVAGFWFLDRHHFGINFHLPQAVASTIDLITFSQKPQLTPLTHYGAWFLDSVHIVSGVAVAYAGFALFRPIVYQFRTAPREHALAQQIANRHSRTALDYFKLWHDKSYYFSRTHRTFIAYRVARNVALALGDPVGPAEEVLPTIGAFAEYCRDNGWSVAFHQTLPDYLPEYRAAGLKRLKIGDDAIVRLVDYSLDGKSKKEFRYKVRQLETMGISFKMYPSPVPPRIVAELKDVSDEWLQIPGRRERTFTLGAFEENYIASTPVFVAEDSGGKILAFVNLTTLPNMKEASIDLMRRRTDAPNGVMEYLFVKLFLWARDQGYEKFNLGMAPMSGFNEREEARPEERAIHSFFQQLNFVFSFRGLRQYKAKFATSWEPRYLIYSQVTDLPKVALALRAVSEIEEKDNDDSDE from the coding sequence ATGGCTGTCCGACAGCAAAGTACCGCAGCGACGTCTGCACCGCGCGGACCGATCCCGGTCGCGCAGCACGCCGAGCGTGTGAGAGAGGATGCGCTCGCGAGCCATTTCCTCGGACACCGGAGGCGTTTCTGGATTGCGCTGGCGGTGGCGGCGGTCACGTTCGGCAGCGGCGTGGTGAACGTCTTCTCGACGATGGGAGGGCCGACGCACCCGAAGGTGCTGCGGGAGATATTTCCGATCGAGTTCATCGGACTGTCGAGAACCCTGGCGTTGCTGTCGGGATTTGCGCTGGTCATTACTTCCCTCAACATTCTCAAACGCAAGAAAAGGGCCTGGGCGGTAGCGGTTGCACTGGCATGCGCTTCGGTGGTGTTTCACCTCACGAAGGGTCTGGACTATGAAGAAGCGCTGGTGTCAGCGGCGTTGGCCATCCTGCTGCTGGCGGCTCGAAAGACGTTTTCGGTACGCAGCAGCGTGCAGGATTTTGGCGGCGCGGTCATTCGTCTGCTGGCTGCGTTCGAGTTCGCATTCGTATACGGAGTGGCGGGTTTCTGGTTCCTGGACCGCCATCACTTTGGAATCAACTTCCACCTTCCGCAAGCGGTCGCTTCGACCATCGACCTGATTACCTTTTCGCAGAAGCCGCAGCTAACTCCGCTGACACATTACGGAGCGTGGTTCCTGGACTCGGTGCATATCGTTTCGGGTGTCGCCGTGGCCTATGCGGGCTTCGCGCTGTTTCGTCCGATCGTGTACCAGTTCCGGACCGCGCCGCGCGAACACGCGCTTGCGCAGCAGATCGCGAACCGGCACTCGCGCACAGCGCTGGATTATTTCAAACTGTGGCACGACAAGTCGTATTACTTCTCGCGGACGCATCGGACGTTCATCGCGTATCGGGTCGCAAGGAATGTGGCACTCGCGCTGGGGGATCCGGTGGGACCGGCGGAGGAAGTCCTGCCAACCATAGGAGCGTTCGCTGAATACTGTCGCGACAACGGCTGGAGTGTGGCCTTTCATCAAACGCTGCCGGACTATCTTCCCGAATATCGGGCGGCAGGGTTGAAGAGGTTGAAGATTGGCGATGACGCGATCGTCAGGCTGGTGGACTATTCGCTGGATGGGAAAAGCAAGAAGGAGTTTCGCTACAAAGTCCGGCAACTGGAAACGATGGGGATAAGTTTCAAGATGTATCCGTCGCCGGTGCCGCCGAGAATTGTGGCCGAATTGAAGGACGTGTCGGATGAATGGCTGCAGATTCCGGGCCGGCGGGAGCGGACGTTTACGCTGGGCGCCTTCGAAGAGAACTACATTGCGTCGACGCCGGTGTTCGTGGCCGAGGATAGTGGCGGCAAGATACTTGCTTTCGTAAATCTGACGACGCTGCCGAACATGAAGGAGGCAAGCATCGATCTGATGCGGCGACGGACGGACGCTCCGAACGGAGTGATGGAGTATCTGTTCGTGAAGCTGTTCCTATGGGCCCGAGATCAGGGATACGAGAAGTTCAACCTGGGTATGGCGCCGATGTCGGGATTCAACGAGCGAGAGGAAGCGCGTCCGGAGGAGCGGGCGATCCATTCGTTCTTCCAGCAGCTTAATTTTGTGTTCAGCTTCCGAGGGCTGCGGCAGTACAAGGCGAAGTTCGCTACGTCGTGGGAACCGCGATACCTGATCTACTCGCAGGTGACCGACCTGCCAAAGGTGGCGCTGGCGTTGCGAGCCGTTTCGGAGATCGAGGAGAAGGACAATGATGACAGTGACGAGTAG
- a CDS encoding DinB family protein, which yields MDKLREELAFQLRKGNAHVPLEEAVKDLPLKAQGTVPKGMPYSAWQLLEHIRLAQRDMLDFCSNEDGHYQHKTFPDDYWPASPEPPNSRVWSQSVKQIQSDRDAFIALISDPKRDLFARFPWGTGQTLFHEACLILDHNAYHLGELVAVRRLLGEWKS from the coding sequence ATGGACAAGCTCCGGGAAGAACTCGCCTTCCAGCTCCGCAAGGGAAACGCCCACGTCCCGCTCGAAGAAGCCGTGAAAGACCTGCCGCTCAAAGCACAGGGAACCGTCCCCAAAGGCATGCCCTACTCAGCCTGGCAGCTTCTCGAGCACATTCGCCTCGCCCAGCGCGACATGCTCGACTTCTGCTCCAACGAAGACGGGCACTACCAGCACAAGACCTTCCCCGACGACTACTGGCCCGCTTCCCCCGAGCCGCCCAACTCCAGGGTCTGGTCACAATCCGTGAAGCAGATCCAGTCCGACCGCGACGCCTTTATCGCCCTCATCTCCGATCCCAAACGCGATCTTTTTGCCCGGTTTCCCTGGGGAACCGGCCAGACTCTCTTCCACGAAGCCTGTCTCATCTTGGATCACAATGCCTATCATCTCGGCGAATTAGTCGCCGTTCGGCGTCTTCTCGGCGAATGGAAATCGTAA
- the rho gene encoding transcription termination factor Rho, with product MTIAELKEKNITELTRIARTLDLPGASGLRKQDLIFKILQAQSEKEGHIFAEGVLEILPDGYGFLRSPDYNYLPGPDDIYVSPSQIRKFDLKTGDTISGQVRPPHEGEKYFALVKIEAVNFESPEEARNKILFDNLTPLYPQERIKLETTRENSSARVMDLLTPVGKGQRGLIVAPPRTGKTMLLQNLANSITTNHPEVVLIVLLIDERPEEVTDMQRSVKGEVISSTFDEPAARHVQVAEMVIEKAKRLVEHKRDVVILLDSITRLARAYNTIVPPSGKVLSGGVDSNALQRPKRFFGAARNIEEGGSLTIIATALIDTGSRMDDVIFEEFKGTGNMEIILDRKLVDKRVFPAIDIQRSGTRKEELLIPKEDLQRIWVLRKVLNPLSPVEAMELLIDKLGKTKTNGDFLSNMSSL from the coding sequence ATGACCATCGCAGAACTGAAAGAAAAGAACATTACCGAGCTAACCCGCATAGCTCGTACGCTCGACCTTCCGGGCGCCTCTGGTCTTCGCAAGCAAGACCTTATCTTCAAGATCCTTCAAGCACAGAGCGAAAAAGAAGGCCACATCTTCGCCGAGGGCGTACTCGAAATCCTGCCTGACGGCTACGGTTTCCTTCGCTCCCCCGATTACAACTACCTGCCCGGCCCCGACGATATTTACGTCTCGCCGTCGCAGATCCGCAAGTTCGACCTCAAGACCGGCGACACCATCTCCGGCCAGGTGCGTCCTCCGCACGAGGGCGAAAAGTATTTCGCGCTGGTAAAGATCGAAGCCGTTAACTTCGAATCTCCCGAAGAAGCGCGCAACAAGATTCTCTTCGACAACCTCACGCCCCTTTACCCCCAGGAGCGCATCAAGCTCGAGACCACGCGCGAGAACTCCAGCGCCCGTGTCATGGACTTGTTGACCCCGGTCGGTAAAGGCCAGCGCGGACTCATCGTCGCTCCGCCGCGTACCGGCAAAACCATGCTCTTGCAGAACCTGGCGAACTCCATCACGACCAACCATCCGGAAGTCGTGCTGATCGTCCTGCTCATCGACGAGCGTCCGGAAGAAGTCACCGACATGCAGCGCTCCGTGAAGGGCGAAGTCATCAGCTCCACCTTCGACGAGCCGGCTGCCCGCCACGTGCAGGTCGCCGAAATGGTTATCGAAAAGGCGAAGCGCCTCGTCGAGCACAAGCGCGACGTCGTCATTCTCCTCGACTCCATCACTCGTCTGGCTCGCGCTTACAACACCATCGTTCCGCCCAGCGGCAAGGTCCTCTCCGGCGGCGTCGATTCCAACGCGCTCCAGCGCCCGAAGCGTTTCTTCGGTGCGGCCCGTAACATCGAGGAAGGCGGCTCATTGACCATCATCGCCACCGCCCTTATCGATACCGGTTCCCGTATGGACGACGTGATCTTCGAAGAGTTCAAGGGCACCGGCAACATGGAAATCATTCTCGACCGCAAGCTCGTCGATAAGCGTGTCTTCCCGGCCATCGACATCCAGCGCTCCGGCACCCGTAAGGAAGAGTTGCTCATTCCCAAGGAAGACCTCCAGCGTATCTGGGTTCTTCGCAAGGTATTGAATCCGCTCTCGCCTGTCGAAGCCATGGAACTGTTGATCGACAAACTCGGCAAGACGAAAACCAACGGCGACTTCCTTTCGAACATGAGCAGTCTGTAA
- a CDS encoding carboxypeptidase regulatory-like domain-containing protein: MRFRILMLVLLLGALSILCSAQETTATITGVVKDASGAVLPNVDVVIRNTGTGQERAVTTSQEGEYTATSLPIGTYEVSVKRAGFKDFLVKNIILNVNDRRRIEATLQVGGSSEQVTVEAAELAVQTENSQVGSVVTGRTVQEMPLNGRSLFSLVALQPGVSAASGIVSGRVGVGLDNLASVNVNGMRAAQNNWLIDGADNVDTGSNLGLLNYISIDSVAEFRILRGNYSAEFGQRGGGQINVVTKSGTNNLHGGAFYFGRNDALDAVNAFSTLDLNKDGKVDPAPIRYHNFGYNIGGPVVKNKLFFFWNHEFRRVKQVRLQGVQNAVVPTALERQGIFSSAIVDPLTCTGSSSSTCTPFANNTIPTNRIDPNALAYLSIIPMPNASIPNSSINFQSATPQSRNYREELVRIDYNLSDRHKIFGRWMKDTIPSTEPFGEVFGSNQTNIPFIAETETNIPAQNLVLEWNWLPSNTMVNTLAFNMSRGGIQSKFIGTGLRSVAPNIAEYFDQVPAKVLPSISFGGIYSNYGYYADPPYDNTYGSYRIKDTVAWVKGKHSFKFGYLFSHEYKNENNASGINGTFTFPGTSSNDYFSTGNSFADFLLGRASAYSENDIDFASKLRYQMHEAFAQDDFKVLPNLTLNLGVRWSAILPPYDLDNRLTNFLPEMFDPARAYTIRLTAQTPYAAGTRVQGTGDPLNGIIIAGQNSPWGKYVSKPQWKTVAPRFGFAWDPWSNGKTAVRGGYGMFFDRTLSGTFLQNAFVNPPFVNTVTALSSGGVNSPTFTNPGGGISRDPEALVPTLIATSGDFKIPTTHQWNLTVQHELPGQVIMEVAYVGNHASHLLRELRINQTPAGTASPAAAYTKYRGYGNIRVRDTSSSSSYNALQVGVNKRAARGLTVGMAYTWSKVITDSPSDRSDFQQDINNLAAERGLADFDKTHIFASNFLYELPFFNNSSKTLKNVLGGWQFGGIFRAESGRAQTVTASNSSANSSFGGSLRPNQVSDPNNGPKTRAKWFDTSAFQWPGMNQFGNARRGVFRGPGLWLADLTFYKNFTVTEQVRLQFRADLFNAFNHVNFNTVGTTATFNQTTGAQTNADFGRVTNALEPRQIQYGLRLTF; encoded by the coding sequence ATGCGATTCAGAATTTTGATGCTCGTCCTGCTATTGGGCGCGCTCTCCATTCTCTGCTCAGCACAGGAGACCACAGCCACTATTACTGGTGTCGTAAAAGACGCCAGCGGCGCGGTGTTGCCGAACGTGGACGTGGTGATCCGGAACACGGGCACGGGACAGGAGCGCGCTGTCACAACTAGCCAGGAAGGCGAGTACACAGCGACGTCACTGCCTATCGGGACCTATGAAGTCAGCGTGAAGCGCGCCGGTTTCAAGGATTTTCTCGTCAAAAATATCATCCTTAACGTGAATGATCGCCGCCGTATCGAGGCTACCCTCCAGGTCGGCGGATCTTCCGAACAGGTCACCGTCGAAGCGGCTGAACTTGCCGTCCAGACGGAAAACTCTCAGGTCGGCTCGGTCGTCACCGGTCGCACCGTCCAGGAAATGCCCCTCAACGGCCGCAGCCTGTTTAGTCTTGTGGCCCTCCAACCCGGTGTCTCCGCTGCCAGCGGTATCGTCAGCGGCCGCGTCGGCGTCGGCCTCGACAACCTTGCTAGCGTCAACGTCAACGGCATGCGCGCTGCCCAGAACAACTGGCTCATCGACGGCGCCGACAACGTGGACACAGGTTCGAACCTCGGTCTGCTGAACTACATCAGTATCGATAGCGTCGCCGAATTCCGTATTCTCCGCGGCAACTACAGCGCCGAGTTCGGACAACGTGGCGGCGGCCAGATCAACGTCGTCACCAAGAGCGGCACCAACAACCTTCACGGTGGCGCGTTCTACTTCGGACGCAATGACGCACTCGATGCGGTCAACGCGTTCAGCACACTTGACCTCAACAAGGACGGAAAAGTCGATCCGGCACCTATTCGCTATCACAACTTCGGCTACAACATCGGCGGTCCCGTGGTGAAGAACAAGCTGTTCTTCTTCTGGAATCATGAATTCCGCCGGGTAAAGCAGGTGCGCCTGCAGGGTGTTCAGAACGCCGTTGTACCAACCGCGCTAGAACGTCAGGGCATCTTCTCCAGCGCCATCGTTGATCCTCTGACTTGTACAGGGTCGAGCAGTAGCACTTGCACACCGTTTGCGAACAATACGATCCCGACCAATCGGATCGATCCCAACGCTTTGGCGTATCTCAGCATCATCCCCATGCCGAACGCGTCCATCCCCAACAGCTCCATCAATTTCCAGTCTGCGACACCTCAGTCGCGCAACTATCGGGAAGAGTTGGTACGAATCGACTACAACCTCAGCGACCGCCACAAGATCTTCGGACGCTGGATGAAGGACACCATCCCCTCCACGGAACCGTTTGGTGAGGTGTTCGGTAGCAACCAGACCAACATTCCTTTCATCGCCGAGACCGAGACCAACATCCCGGCTCAGAACCTGGTTTTGGAATGGAACTGGTTGCCCTCAAATACGATGGTCAACACTCTGGCCTTTAACATGTCCAGGGGTGGCATCCAATCGAAGTTTATCGGGACAGGTCTCCGTAGCGTGGCACCTAATATCGCGGAGTACTTCGACCAGGTGCCTGCCAAGGTGCTGCCGAGCATATCATTTGGAGGTATCTACTCGAACTACGGTTATTACGCTGATCCACCGTATGACAATACATATGGTTCGTACCGGATCAAGGACACTGTGGCTTGGGTGAAAGGTAAACACTCCTTCAAGTTCGGTTACTTGTTCTCCCATGAGTACAAGAACGAGAACAACGCCAGCGGCATCAACGGTACGTTTACGTTCCCGGGCACGAGCAGCAACGACTACTTCTCGACCGGTAACTCTTTCGCTGATTTCCTCCTTGGCCGCGCATCTGCGTACTCCGAGAACGACATCGACTTCGCGTCGAAGCTCCGTTACCAGATGCACGAAGCCTTTGCCCAGGACGATTTCAAGGTTCTTCCGAACTTGACCTTGAACCTCGGTGTACGTTGGTCTGCCATTCTGCCGCCGTACGATCTGGACAACCGCCTGACCAACTTCTTGCCGGAGATGTTCGATCCGGCACGGGCATATACCATCCGCTTAACAGCACAGACTCCGTACGCTGCGGGTACCCGTGTGCAGGGAACCGGTGATCCTCTGAACGGCATCATCATCGCCGGCCAGAATTCGCCTTGGGGCAAATACGTCAGCAAACCGCAGTGGAAGACGGTTGCGCCGCGCTTCGGATTCGCATGGGATCCCTGGAGCAACGGCAAGACGGCTGTCCGCGGCGGCTACGGCATGTTCTTCGACCGTACCCTCTCGGGCACGTTCCTCCAGAACGCTTTCGTCAACCCGCCGTTTGTGAACACGGTGACCGCTCTCTCTTCGGGCGGCGTCAATTCGCCCACGTTCACAAATCCTGGCGGCGGCATTTCCCGCGATCCCGAAGCTTTGGTACCCACGTTGATCGCTACGAGCGGTGACTTCAAAATTCCAACAACGCACCAGTGGAACCTGACCGTTCAGCACGAACTGCCCGGACAGGTGATCATGGAAGTAGCGTATGTCGGCAACCACGCAAGCCATCTTTTACGCGAGTTGCGTATCAATCAAACGCCAGCCGGGACAGCGAGCCCTGCAGCGGCTTACACCAAATACAGGGGTTACGGTAACATCCGTGTTCGCGACACTTCCTCCAGCTCCAGCTACAACGCGTTGCAAGTAGGCGTTAACAAGCGGGCAGCGAGAGGGCTTACAGTTGGAATGGCGTATACCTGGTCCAAAGTCATCACCGACTCTCCAAGTGACCGTTCCGACTTCCAGCAGGACATTAACAACTTGGCGGCGGAGCGTGGCTTGGCGGATTTCGACAAGACCCACATCTTCGCCTCGAACTTCCTCTACGAGTTGCCGTTCTTCAACAACTCCAGCAAGACCCTGAAGAACGTTCTCGGCGGATGGCAGTTCGGCGGCATCTTCCGTGCGGAAAGCGGACGCGCGCAGACGGTTACCGCGAGCAACTCGTCAGCAAACTCTTCTTTCGGCGGCAGTTTGCGTCCTAATCAGGTGTCGGATCCGAACAACGGACCGAAGACCCGGGCGAAATGGTTTGACACGAGCGCATTCCAGTGGCCCGGCATGAACCAGTTCGGCAACGCCCGCCGTGGCGTTTTCCGCGGCCCCGGATTGTGGCTCGCTGATCTGACGTTCTATAAGAACTTCACCGTGACTGAACAGGTCCGCTTGCAGTTCCGTGCTGACCTGTTCAATGCCTTTAACCACGTTAACTTCAACACTGTGGGTACCACGGCCACCTTCAATCAAACAACCGGCGCTCAGACCAACGCGGACTTTGGAAGAGTGACAAACGCTTTGGAGCCGCGTCAAATCCAGTACGGACTCAGGCTGACCTTCTAG